gttcagagaggggaCTTGCTTTGTGAATAGCTAGAGGAGCCAAGATTGAACCCTAAACACTCACAGTATCATAGCACTGCTTTCTGTACACCCCACTGTGCTTGTCAAAGTATGGAGAAAGCTCCAACTCCAACCTCTTAAAATCTTGCTTTGTCCTCTCCTTtagaaataaacactttaaaaagtcCTGTAAGAGAGGCAAGTCCAGTTTTACAACCCAGATGACATGGATCATTCAGTGTTGTGTGATGTGCTGAAATGTTGTTCAGTGACAGGGATCAACACTCTTAAAAGCATCAGGAGATTTTCTCCCCATTGTTGTGATGTTGCCCCTTCACTAGGCCTCCTGTGGAGCAGGTCTGGGAAGGGTGGTGTGGACAGAGTCCAGAGGGGCCACTGCGACCCCAGCAGCACCGGGCATGCCCATTCCTGGTTCTGCAGACTGAGGATGAGGAGAGGGAGGTGTTTCCTAGAGGGAGTGGGGCCCCATGTGAGCAAGAGTTCCTAGTCTAGACTCAGGTGTCAGGAGTCCatgtcttcccttgtggcttcagGGTCCCCAGCCTGGGCCCTCAGAGGCCTCCTCCCTGTAGTCTTTGGAAGTCATTCCTGTTAATGAACTTGAAGCATGATTCCAGTTCACTttcatggaaagtgaaagtgaaagttgctcagttgtgtccaactgttgcgaccccatggactatacagtccatggaattctccaggccagaatgctggagtgggtagcctttcccttctccaggtgatcttttcaacccagggatggaacccaggtctcccgcattgtaggtggattctttaaccagcAAGCCACAGGTGAAGCACGGAAGTGACAGGAAATGCTGGGACACGGTGGGGAGTGAGAGGAGACAGTCTCTCCATTTCTCTCAGCATCAGTTTTCTCTCGTAGAATAGTGGTCCTCATGGTCTCCTTTCAAGAGAATTGGAAGTATTTGAGGCGCTCTGTCTAAATCACCAGCACAGAGTAGGTTCTCCTAATTGACGTGTTTTCAAAGCTGAGACCCAGGTCCCTGCGCTTGCCCCCATTCCTCACCTGTAGAAAAAGGATAATCACACAACCTTTGCAGGGTGTCCTGAGGGCACAGTGACCTGGTGACCGCACCACCCCTCAGAGGGCGATGGTGCTGTCCATCCCAGGAGGGCAGTGGAATCCTGGGAAagtctcagtttccctatctgtgaAATAGTTGTAATTACATTACCTTTCAAGAATCTGTGATGACTGGAGAGGGTCTAGAAAGACCTGGGCTCGGGGCACTATGGTTGAGAGCCTGGGCCATACCCCTGCCTGGGCCCCCATCCCAACTCTGCCCCGTCCCAGCTCTGGGACCTCTGATGAGTCCTTCACCACACTGCGTCAGTGTCCTTGTCCCTCAGTGACAGCCCCATCCTAACAGAGTAGCTGCAGGGATTGGATGATGGACGCATGTCAAATGATTAGAGCAGAGCCTGGCATGTCTTCCACCAACATGAGCTCTGACGTGCTAAAACCAGAGGATGTTCTATGGACCACTTTCCCTCTAAGACTAAGTACAACTAGGGTTGGTGTGGAACTAGGTGCCTTTCAACTTCAACCATTCGTGGCAtcacctgggagatggtgaaaagtTCCCCAGACCCTGGCTCCACCCTAGAAATTCTGATTTGAGTGCACAGACATGGCCTGAGCAGCTGAGTGTCTTAATTCCTGCAGAGGATGCTGGTGCCTAGTCAGGGCACAGGAGCCCAGAGCTACGTGTTttctggggtcacagagggaGACCTGTAGTATTTCCCTGATAGACATGGACCCTTCTGGTGCCTGGATTGAAAGAACAGCTGTCCCCGGGATGGGTGCTTCAGAATAGGCTGTGATGTTGACAGATCTTAGGAGGCCCAAGAAAATCAGCCCAAGTGGAGTGGCAGGAACAAATCCCACCTCCAACAGAACTCTCCTGATCTCAGAGGGTATTCTTCCCCACTCAGACCACCCTGTGCAGACCTGAGCTTCATCCCTGGGGAAACCTTCCCAACTTTAAACACAGGAATCTAAACAGGTGCTGGAATCCCTGAAACTCTCTGCTCAGCCAGGAGCCCTCCTGCTTCAAACACCGGAGAGGATCTGATGAAATCTATCCTCCTTCATTTCAACTTGCTTGCTGATTCTGTAATGAGCTGATCTGCAGGAAAAGCGCCTGTGGTCTCTTGTGTGTTTTGAAAGCCTATTTCCCAAACTTACCTCTTGAGGGGATTATGTTTTTTAAAGGGGTCAGACTCATAATTTGGTGTCCCTACTATTTCTTTTCATGTTGATTTTTGCAAGGCAGCTGTATGAAGCAAGACTTGAGACTCTCCTTGGTGCTTctattgtgattttgttttgctttcttttgcctAAAAATGTAGTTTCAGAACAGGAACTATCAGAGCATAGGATAATAATCACAGGTGTTACtaattaagcacctactgtatgccaggctgTATATCTTACATATATCCTCACTCATCTTACAGATGGTGCTTGTACCCACTTTGCCCAGAAACAGTGAGGCTCCAGGATAAAAAAACAGTGACACTAAAATCAGTATGTCCTCTGTACAGTGAGATGAGCTCTGACCTTACCTGCTGGGTGCCCTATGCCAGCTGCATCCTTCCTGAGCCTCATCCCATGTATAGGGCCACTCTCAGGCCCCTCCTCAGGGCTGGTGGGAAGATTAGAGAGCTGAGGGTGGTCAAGAGTTCAGCCCATCTTTAAGCTCTGAACAACTCTGGACAAGTGGTATCTAATCACAGTACTTTAAGGGGCATCTATGATGCTGGTGTTTGTTGGATTTGACATATTAAGGTTACTCCTATGTCCTCAAATGTTTGAGTTTTAGGAAGCAAGTTAAATGTTTAGAAGTGAAAATGTTTGTTACATTTGCTGTCTGACAACTTATAAGGGGATGTTGCGTAATAGTGAACAATTAGAGACACCCAACAGCACCAATCAACAGAGAAACCACCCTCATATTTGATTTGCTGATTTATGTATCTACAGATTAAATAGCAGTTTAAAAattaaccaggcttccctggttgctcagacagtaaagaatttgcctgcaatgcaggagaccgggcttcgatccctgggtcaggaaaatcccctgcaaaggaaatggctacctactccagtattcttgcctggagaactacatggacagaggagccgggcaggctacagtccacggggtcataaagaatcagagacaactgagcaactaacacacacacacatataagaaaTTAACCACCACTGGATTCTCAGCACTCAGTAATCTTTCTTTTCAATCCAGTACTAACCCAAGAGAAAAATCCAGACTCAGAAAAAACACCTTTTTGCACCATTCCTTTGAAATTCAGGGATTTATACATTGGTCCTATTGTAATATTCATGGAAAGAAAGACAACTGTGAAGGAAATTCATAAATTCCTGAGAGGACAGTTctgcatataaatatattctgGGTTAAACAGAGGTCtgtgtttttttagttttgtgaaaCACCTGAAAAAAAATGCTTCCAGTGCATTTAACCTTCACTGCaaccatgaatttaaaaataatatatttgcaaTTTCTTAACATTGTCACGAGTATTTGGTAATGATGATAATCACAATCATGTTCTTCGTTTATAAATGTTTCTTTTGTAGCCAAGCCCTCTCCGCCCATGGTATCCGGCCCTACAGTGAGGGCTACACCTGAGCAGACAGTGAGCTTCACCTGCACATCCCATGGCTTCTTCCCCAGAAACATCTCCCTTAAATGGTTCAAAAATGGCAATGAGCGCTCAGCTTCCCAGACCAGTGTGGACCCAGAGGAAGACAATGTTTCCTACAGCATCACCAGCACAACCAAGGTGCTGCTGGCCCCAGGAGACGTTCACTCCCAGGTCATCTGTGAGGTGGCTCATGTCACCCTGCAGGGGGGCCCTCCTCTCCGTGGGACTGCCAACTTGTCCGAGACCATCCGAGGTAGATGTCTCTTATGTCAGCCCTAGCCCACACCTGCCCCCAAGGCCCCAacctgctcctcctccctgccTTTTGCTTCAGGCCTTGAATTGCCTGAAATCTACTTCCTGACAGTCCTGTCCAGTCTAGCCCTTCTAGAAAGGGCTCCTAGAAGAGTTGGTCACTCTATTTTAGTGAAAGTGCCAGATGTACAACtgccatgtgccaagcactgagataagcagttttctttattaatgaaagtgaaagtgaagtcactcagtcatgttctattctttgcaaccccatggactgtagcctaccaggcttctccgtccatggaattttcccggcaagagtactggagtgggttgccatttccttctccagggaatcttcctgacccagggatcgaacccgggtctcctgcattgcaaccagatgctttaccatctgagtatcTCCAATTACTGAGCACCTATGCTAAGCCCAGGACCCTATGTGCTtggtgatttcatttattttgctgcaGTCTTATATTCCAACTGCATGCCAGAGGCTGAGCTTGTTGATTTCACACATAATAACCCTAATAGGAGGTCCCTGTCCTTGAGCAGTGTACTTTCACTGTGTTCAGTGACTTCATTCATATGCAAACAGACCCTCAGTGTTTGAGCACCTACTGCATGCCTGGCTCTGTCCTGGGTGACGGCCTTGCTGTGCGGGGAGCTgttctccagcccctctcccatgGTGATCTGTGTTATAAGGTGCAAGCTTCTTCCTGTGCTGTTTCAGTTCCACCCACCCTGGAGCTTACTGCATACCCCACAGCGGAGAGCCAGGTGTTTGTCTCCTGCCAGGTGAACAAGTTCTACCCCCAGCCTCTACAGCTGACCTGGCTGGAGAACGGAAATGTGTCCCGAACAGAAGCGGCTTCAGTCCTCATAGAGAACAAGGACGGGACCTTTAACCAGACGAGCTGGCTCCTGGTGAACTCCTCTGCCCGCAGGGAAGCTGTGGTGCTCACCTGCCAGGTGAAGCATGACGGGCAGCCAGCGGTCTCCAAAAACCATACCCTGGAGGTCTCTGCTCCCCAGAAGGACCAGGGCACCCATGAACTTCCTGGTGAGGCTTCCATTACATCTCACAGGGCTtttcaaattttatcttttttaattattaagaatAGTAATTAGAGTTTATTATAGAAGAGtataaaagtctataaataaaaagtagaattttGAAGTAAGCGCCTCTCCCCCAAATTTCATACTCCAACAGACACAATTTAAAACGGGTTGGTACATTGTTTATATGACTTTTGACGTAAATAtaattaaagaaggaaataagatACGGAAGGAAACCATCTCATTCATACTGTCCTGCTTCTTGCTTTCTTCAGCTATTAGTAATTATGCTCACCATTCCATGtctgcccacctccctcctccttgTTCTTTCTAACCCCTGCCTAGTCTGTCTCCAGCCTAGACTTTCCATCCACATCAGGCACATCATCCCAGTAGACGTCAGCATCTGCTACTCTGTGAAGTTCTGGAAGAGGAGCCCTGAGGACGTGAAGTTTGAGTCTGGTTTTGGCACACAGTTGACCAGAGTGGTCACTGCACAGGGCTCCTTTGTCCTTTGATTTCTGACAGTGGACCAGCAGTGATCACAGTCACTCACTGCACGTTTACTAAAGGTAGCTCTCAGTTCACTTGCTGCTTTAGCCACCCAAAGTGTTTGGACTTTATAGAAGGGACTCATGGAGAAGTAGGGAAGGGGTGATATGGTTGAAAATGTGTCACTTTTAGTCCAGATGACTGGGCTGAGATAATCAAGGTGAATCTGAGTCTCTGAGGACAGGGACCACCAGTCTATACAATAAATATGTGCTAACTAGAGATAGGTTCCCCCCTCAGCTGGGGCTTGTCCCAAGGATAGCCTCCCTTTCCATAAATAAAACATCTTGTAGGCTCTCATGTAACATCAAGAGAGGGTCAAGTCAGGTTCCAGGAATTGTTACTCCAGAAGACCTATCAAAGGCCCACTTTTCTTCTGACATACTCTATGGTGTTGTCCTCATCTGCTGGGTCAATACTGGGTCACTGAGTGTCCATGTCCCTGCCTGCTGGAAGGATAAAGAGAGGTAGGGGAGAATAAACAACTTCCCTTGAACAAGAGATATAGGACAGTTTCATAATAATGTCCACTTTAACTTAGTCCTGTGTGCACAACCAGTCAGTGGTGTCCACAATAGTGTGGTGATCTGGTTAAGTATATTGACTTTCTATAAAAATCATACAAGTGCACACTTAATCTAATCAATTCTAATTGACTAACACCATTTTTCAAATGGAGCATAAATTCAAATTTTCCAAAatactattattgttgttttctgtgcaccaaaattgtttttatttgtaagtTCTTGGCAAAATTTTCCCATGAAATCACCTGGCCTTGAGaatcttttgaaaattaattcaaatCAAATATTTAAGAGTATTTAGATTATTCATTTCATATTGAATGAGCtgaggtagttttttttttttttgaggtatttGTCCATCTCTAAGTTGTCAAATGTCTTTATGTACAGTTTTCATGACATTTCTTCATTATCCTTTTGTCTGCATTATCTGTAGTGACATCCTTGATTTCATCCTAATACTGGAAATGTCTCATTCCTCCTTTTTTATTTGTCAGTTGTACTGGAAAATTTCCAATGTTATTGGTCTTTTAAAAAGAACACCCTCTTTCTTTCAgtaatttttctctcttacttctcTGTTTCCAATTTCAttggtttttctttatttatttattatttccttctttctgcttgcCTTGGGTGTTTTTTGCTcctccttttctcatttcttgaggCATGAATTTAGGTAACTGgtttagactttttcttttttccagtgccACACCTGAGTCTCCTCTTGTACTGCGGA
This portion of the Ovis canadensis isolate MfBH-ARS-UI-01 breed Bighorn chromosome 13, ARS-UI_OviCan_v2, whole genome shotgun sequence genome encodes:
- the LOC138417585 gene encoding tyrosine-protein phosphatase non-receptor type substrate 1-like, which produces MPILASSLYTPPPCLLMILLLGFIGAAGEGELQVIQPERSVSGAAGETATLHCTVTSLSPVGPINWFRGTGPGREILYSQKGGVSPRVTSVADATKRYNLDFSIRIRNITPADTGVYYCVKFRKGEQGDVEFKSGPGTHLTVSAKPSPPMVSGPTVRATPEQTVSFTCTSHGFFPRNISLKWFKNGNERSASQTSVDPEEDNVSYSITSTTKVLLAPGDVHSQVICEVAHVTLQGGPPLRGTANLSETIRVPPTLELTAYPTAESQVFVSCQVNKFYPQPLQLTWLENGNVSRTEAASVLIENKDGTFNQTSWLLVNSSARREAVVLTCQVKHDGQPAVSKNHTLEVSAPQKDQGTHELPGPELSSLWAVVFLVPKVLLLLSISVTFVHRKYRA